In the genome of Raphanus sativus cultivar WK10039 chromosome 4, ASM80110v3, whole genome shotgun sequence, one region contains:
- the LOC130511745 gene encoding cysteine-rich receptor-like protein kinase 17 has translation MGKKSSVSILCFILISFSPIFVSAQQTCDEASGTFKPNSPYEKNRLLINSTLASNVTAHAGYFNGSIGVGLDRVYALGMCAPGAEPQACSHCVQAASDSLLSTCLNQTEAFVWSGDEFLCLVRYSSKSFSGVLALEPITPFYNVMDVRKENQKEFDSVLDGLVLRMITRVSSSERNNSSTSLSLSGKYYAKDVAPVPVYRNILMLMQCTPDISSKDCSLCLESSVDYYKKVYHGKRGVIMLRPSCFFRWELYNFSGAFDHINDPPPLLDSPSVNLTDITKKDKNISRGVVAAIVVVIVVIIVLISVGMFMFKRRKKKQDIQLSTEAESVQFGFKTIEAATGNFSEANKLGAGGFGEVYKGILMNGTEVAVKKHSKTAGQGEREFKNEVVVVARLQHINLVRLLGFSLQGEEKLLVYEFVPNKSLDYFLFDASKRVQLDWTVRHNIIGGISRGILYLHQDSRLKIIHRDLKASNILLDADMNPKIADFGTARIFGMNQTVGNTSRVVGTFGYMPPEYVIHGQFSMKSDVYSFGVMILEIISGKKNSSFRQMDGLVNNLVTYVWRLWENKSLPDLVDPGIKEDSNIDEVVRYIHIGLLCVQGNPADRPKMSTIQQMLTTSSISLPVPLPPGFFFGNRPGTTMSGLDPSQSSSKSYTCSVDEATITDVNPR, from the exons atgggaAAGAAGAGCTCTGTATCAATCCTCTGCTTCATACTCATAAGCTTCAGTCCCATTTTTGTTTCTGCACAACAAACTTGTGATGAAGCTTCTGGGACTTTCAAACCCAATAGTCCATATGAGAAGAACCGCCTTCTCATAAACTCTACTCTTGCTTCTAACGTCACGGCTCACGCCGGCTACTTCAACGGCTCCATCGGGGTAGGTCTGGACAGAGTTTACGCCTTGGGGATGTGCGCTCCAGGTGCTGAACCACAAGCTTGCTCACACTGTGTCCAGGCCGCCTCAGACAGTTTACTAAGTACCTGTTTGAACCAAACAGAGGCTTTCGTATGGTCAGGTGACGAGTTCCTTTGCCTTGTTCGCTACTCCAGCAAGTCCTTCTCTGGGGTCCTCGCCTTGGAGCCTATTACACCGTTTTATAATGTAATGGAcgtaagaaaagaaaaccagaAGGAGTTTGATAGTGTGTTGGACGGGTTAGTGCTTCGTATGATCACGAGAGTTTCTTCCTCGGAGAGAAACAATTCATCTACTTCTTTATCATTGTCTGGTAAATACTATGCAAAGGATGTAGCTCCAGTGCCGGTTTACAGGAACATATTGATGCTGATGCAATGCACTCCAGATATTTCTTCAAAGGATTGTAGTCTTTGTCTTGAGTCAAGCGTTGATTACTATAAAAAAGTGTATCATGGGAAGAGAGGTGTCATTATGTTGCGGCCAAGTTGCTTTTTCCGGTGGGAGTTGTATAATTTCTCTGGTGCTTTTGATCATATTAATGATCCGCCTCCGCTTTTAGACAGTCCTTCTGTTAATTTGACCGATATAACCAAAAAAG ATAAAAATATCTCACGAGGAGTTGTCGCAGCGATAGTTGTAGTTATTGTGGTTATCATAGTATTGATTTCTGTAGGCATGTTTATGTTCAAGAGGAGAAAGAAAAAGCAAGATATACAACTTTCAA CTGAAGCGGAATCTGTTCAATTTGGTTTTAAGACAATTGAAGCTGCGACGGGCAATTTTTCCGAGGCGAACAAGCTTGGGGCAGGTGGATTTGGTGAGGTTTACAAG GGCATCCTCATGAATGGAACTGAAGTTGCGGTAAAGAAACATTCAAAAACAGCAGGACAGGGTGAAAGAGAGTTCAAGAAcgaggttgttgttgttgcaagGCTTCAGCATATAAATCTTGTTAGACTTCTTGGCTTTTCACTTCAAGGAGAAGAAAAGTTACTCGTCTATGAGTTTGTTCCTAACAAAAGCCTTGATTATTTCCTCTTCG ATGCTAGTAAGAGAGTTCAGCTGGACTGGACTGTGAGACACAACATCATTGGTGGGATCAGTCGTGGTATTTTATATCTTCATCAAGATTCAAGGCTCAAGATCATACACCGCGATCTCAAAGCTAGTAACATTCTATTAGATGCGGATATGAATCCAAAAATTGCTGATTTCGGAACGGCAAGGATCTTTGGAATGAACCAAACTGTAGGCAATACATCAAGAGTAGTTGGAACCTT CGGTTACATGCCACCTGAGTATGTGATACATGGCCAATTCTCGATGAAATCAGATGTATATAGCTTTGGAGTAATGATTCTTGAGATCATTAGTGGCAAAAAGAATAGCAGCTTCCGTCAGATGGATGGTTTAGTTAACAACTTAGTCACATAT GTTTGGAGACTTTGGGAGAACAAATCATTGCCTGATCTCGTTGATCCTGGTATCAAAGAAGACAGTAACATCGATGAAGTTGTTAGATACATTCATATTGGACTGTTATGCGTTCAAGGAAATCCTGCAGATCGTCCCAAAATGTCAACGATTCAACAAATGCTCACAACCAGCTCTATTAGTCTGCCTGTACCTCTGCCAcctggatttttttttgggaacaGGCCAGGAACGACCATGTCAGGCCTGGACCCCAGTCAATCGAGCAGCAAGTCTTATACTTGTTCTGTGGATGAAGCAACAATCACTGATGTTAATCCTCGTTGA
- the LOC130511742 gene encoding cysteine-rich receptor-like protein kinase 11 isoform X2, with amino-acid sequence MCRISLFPLLLSVLVTFSFISVSGQICLNTTGTFRPNTTYDSNRRLILSSLASNVTSRDGFFYNSSIGQEPDRVYAMGLCIPGAQSKHCSECITKAVTDMIQNCPNQTEAFSWPGTETLCMVRYANSSFFGSMNLEPNSLRYNTGNITINMSEFERIWDAFMIKLIDTASAGRSGASSSSSGKYYAADITSLTTFQRVYALMECTPDLSPENCEACLRANVRRYQECCRGNQGGVARRPSCFFRWDLYPFLGAFDNISTKAAPQQPLTGDGDDGDSLSVGAIVGIVAAIIVIVLVLLALAFVFYRRRKSHEEVDFQSVDDISTTHSLQFDFKTIEAATDKFSSSNRLGQGRFGEVYKGILPNGTEVAVKRLSKTSGQCALLEFKNEVLVVTKLQHRHIVRLLGCCLEPEEKIIVYEFVPNNSLDYLLFDPSKQGQLDWTMRYKIITGIARGILYLQQDSRLIIIHRDLKTSNILLDADINPKITGFGMARITMADQTLENTSRIVGTYGYMSPEYALHGQFSTKSDVYSFGVLVLEIIIGKKNSSFHETDSNGSNLVTYAWKLWRNGSPLELVDPFVRESCDSSEVVRCIHIALLCVQENPMDRPTLSTIILMLTSNTITLPVPQQPGFFVQITRDQNSSAVDLESGQSTGPLVS; translated from the exons ATGTGTCGGATCAGTCTCTTTCCACTTCTCTTATCCGTCCTTGTGACTTTTAGTTTCATCTCAGTGTCCGGACAGATTTGCCTGAACACAACGGGAACTTTCAGACCAAACACTACGTATGACTCAAACCGTCGACTCATTCTCTCGTCTCTTGCCTCTAACGTCACGTCTCGAGACGGTTTCTTCTACAACTCCTCGATCGGGCAAGAACCAGACCGAGTCTACGCGATGGGCTTGTGCATCCCTGGAGCTCAATCAAAACACTGCTCAGAGTGCATAACTAAAGCAGTGACAGATATGATACAGAACTGTCCTAACCAAACTGAGGCTTTCTCATGGCCAGGCACCGAAACTCTCTGCATGGTTCGGTATGCGAACAGTTCCTTCTTCGGATCAATGAACCTAGAGCCGAACTCATTAAGATACAACACTGGGAACATCACCATTAACATGTCGGAGTTCGAAAGAATTTGGGATGCGTTTATGATTAAGCTGATAGATACGGCTTCAGCGGGACGCAGTGGAGCTTCATCGTCTTCTAGTGGTAAGTACTATGCAGCGGATATCACATCGTTGACTACGTTTCAGCGAGTTTACGCGTTGATGGAGTGTACACCGGATTTGTCTCCGGAGAATTGTGAAGCTTGTCTCCGAGCAAATGTTAGGAGGTATCAAGAGTGTTGCCGTGGGAATCAAGGCGGCGTTGCTAGGCGGCCGAGCTGTTTTTTCCGGTGGGATCTTTATCCGTTCTTAGGGGCTTTTGATAATATATCCACCAAAGCAGCTCCGCAGCAACCTTTGACCGGCGACGGAGACG ATGGCGATTCCCTTTCAGTGGGAGCTATCGTTGGAATTGTGGCTGCGATCATTGTCATCGTCTTGGTGCTGCTCGCTCTTGCGTTTGTCTTTTACCGGAGGAGAAAATCGCACGAAGAAGTTGATTTTCAAT CTGTTGATGATATCTCAACTACACATTCATTACAATTCGATTTTAAGACTATTGAAGCTGCAACAGATAAGTTTTCGAGCAGTAACAGGCTAGGTCAAGGTAGATTCGGTGAAGTGTACAAG GGTATACTTCCAAACGGAACTGAAGTTGCTGTGAAGAGACTGTCCAAAACATCAGGACAATGTGCACTACTAGAGTTCAAGAACGAGGTTCTTGTTGTTACAAAGCTTCAGCATAGACATATTGTTAGGCTTCTTGGGTGTTGTTTGGAGCCGGAAGAAAAGATTATAGTCTACGAGTTTGTTCCTAACAATAGCCTTGATTATCTACTTTTTG ACCCTTCAAAGCAAGGTCAGTTGGATTGGACAATGAGATACAAGATCATTACAGGGATTGCTCGAGgaattttatatcttcaacaagATTCACGGCTTATAATCATACACCGTGACCTTAAAACCAGTAACATTCTTTTAGATGCAGATATAAACCCGAAAATTACGGGTTTTGGCATGGCCAGGATTACCATGGCTGACCAAACCCTTGAAAATACAAGCAGAATAGTTGGAACATA CGGTTATATGTCTCCTGAGTATGCATTGCATGGCCAGTTCTCCACAAAATCTGATGTATATAGCTTTGGGGTCTTAGTTTTGGAGATTATTATTGGCAAGAAGAATAGCAGCTTCCACGAAACAGATAGTAATGGTAGCAACTTGGTCACTTAT GCATGGAAGCTTTGGAGAAATGGCTCACCGTTAGAACTTGTGGATCCATTTGTTAGAGAGAGTTGTGACAGCAGTGAAGTTGTCAGATGCATCCATATTGCATTGTTATGTGTTCAAGAGAACCCTATGGATCGTCCAACTTTGTCGACAATCATCTTGATGCTCACTAGTAACACAATCACCTTACCTGTGCCTCAACAACCTGGATTTTTTGTCCAAATCACACGTGATCAAAACTCATCAGCTGTAGATTTGGAGTCAGGTCAATCTACTGGTCCATTAGTGAGTTAA
- the LOC130511742 gene encoding cysteine-rich receptor-like protein kinase 11 isoform X1 — protein MCRISLFPLLLSVLVTFSFISVSGQICLNTTGTFRPNTTYDSNRRLILSSLASNVTSRDGFFYNSSIGQEPDRVYAMGLCIPGAQSKHCSECITKAVTDMIQNCPNQTEAFSWPGTETLCMVRYANSSFFGSMNLEPNSLRYNTGNITINMSEFERIWDAFMIKLIDTASAGRSGASSSSSGKYYAADITSLTTFQRVYALMECTPDLSPENCEACLRANVRRYQECCRGNQGGVARRPSCFFRWDLYPFLGAFDNISTKAAPQQPLTGDGDGTEKKDGDSLSVGAIVGIVAAIIVIVLVLLALAFVFYRRRKSHEEVDFQSVDDISTTHSLQFDFKTIEAATDKFSSSNRLGQGRFGEVYKGILPNGTEVAVKRLSKTSGQCALLEFKNEVLVVTKLQHRHIVRLLGCCLEPEEKIIVYEFVPNNSLDYLLFDPSKQGQLDWTMRYKIITGIARGILYLQQDSRLIIIHRDLKTSNILLDADINPKITGFGMARITMADQTLENTSRIVGTYGYMSPEYALHGQFSTKSDVYSFGVLVLEIIIGKKNSSFHETDSNGSNLVTYAWKLWRNGSPLELVDPFVRESCDSSEVVRCIHIALLCVQENPMDRPTLSTIILMLTSNTITLPVPQQPGFFVQITRDQNSSAVDLESGQSTGPLVS, from the exons ATGTGTCGGATCAGTCTCTTTCCACTTCTCTTATCCGTCCTTGTGACTTTTAGTTTCATCTCAGTGTCCGGACAGATTTGCCTGAACACAACGGGAACTTTCAGACCAAACACTACGTATGACTCAAACCGTCGACTCATTCTCTCGTCTCTTGCCTCTAACGTCACGTCTCGAGACGGTTTCTTCTACAACTCCTCGATCGGGCAAGAACCAGACCGAGTCTACGCGATGGGCTTGTGCATCCCTGGAGCTCAATCAAAACACTGCTCAGAGTGCATAACTAAAGCAGTGACAGATATGATACAGAACTGTCCTAACCAAACTGAGGCTTTCTCATGGCCAGGCACCGAAACTCTCTGCATGGTTCGGTATGCGAACAGTTCCTTCTTCGGATCAATGAACCTAGAGCCGAACTCATTAAGATACAACACTGGGAACATCACCATTAACATGTCGGAGTTCGAAAGAATTTGGGATGCGTTTATGATTAAGCTGATAGATACGGCTTCAGCGGGACGCAGTGGAGCTTCATCGTCTTCTAGTGGTAAGTACTATGCAGCGGATATCACATCGTTGACTACGTTTCAGCGAGTTTACGCGTTGATGGAGTGTACACCGGATTTGTCTCCGGAGAATTGTGAAGCTTGTCTCCGAGCAAATGTTAGGAGGTATCAAGAGTGTTGCCGTGGGAATCAAGGCGGCGTTGCTAGGCGGCCGAGCTGTTTTTTCCGGTGGGATCTTTATCCGTTCTTAGGGGCTTTTGATAATATATCCACCAAAGCAGCTCCGCAGCAACCTTTGACCGGCGACGGAGACGGTACGGAAAAGAAAG ATGGCGATTCCCTTTCAGTGGGAGCTATCGTTGGAATTGTGGCTGCGATCATTGTCATCGTCTTGGTGCTGCTCGCTCTTGCGTTTGTCTTTTACCGGAGGAGAAAATCGCACGAAGAAGTTGATTTTCAAT CTGTTGATGATATCTCAACTACACATTCATTACAATTCGATTTTAAGACTATTGAAGCTGCAACAGATAAGTTTTCGAGCAGTAACAGGCTAGGTCAAGGTAGATTCGGTGAAGTGTACAAG GGTATACTTCCAAACGGAACTGAAGTTGCTGTGAAGAGACTGTCCAAAACATCAGGACAATGTGCACTACTAGAGTTCAAGAACGAGGTTCTTGTTGTTACAAAGCTTCAGCATAGACATATTGTTAGGCTTCTTGGGTGTTGTTTGGAGCCGGAAGAAAAGATTATAGTCTACGAGTTTGTTCCTAACAATAGCCTTGATTATCTACTTTTTG ACCCTTCAAAGCAAGGTCAGTTGGATTGGACAATGAGATACAAGATCATTACAGGGATTGCTCGAGgaattttatatcttcaacaagATTCACGGCTTATAATCATACACCGTGACCTTAAAACCAGTAACATTCTTTTAGATGCAGATATAAACCCGAAAATTACGGGTTTTGGCATGGCCAGGATTACCATGGCTGACCAAACCCTTGAAAATACAAGCAGAATAGTTGGAACATA CGGTTATATGTCTCCTGAGTATGCATTGCATGGCCAGTTCTCCACAAAATCTGATGTATATAGCTTTGGGGTCTTAGTTTTGGAGATTATTATTGGCAAGAAGAATAGCAGCTTCCACGAAACAGATAGTAATGGTAGCAACTTGGTCACTTAT GCATGGAAGCTTTGGAGAAATGGCTCACCGTTAGAACTTGTGGATCCATTTGTTAGAGAGAGTTGTGACAGCAGTGAAGTTGTCAGATGCATCCATATTGCATTGTTATGTGTTCAAGAGAACCCTATGGATCGTCCAACTTTGTCGACAATCATCTTGATGCTCACTAGTAACACAATCACCTTACCTGTGCCTCAACAACCTGGATTTTTTGTCCAAATCACACGTGATCAAAACTCATCAGCTGTAGATTTGGAGTCAGGTCAATCTACTGGTCCATTAGTGAGTTAA
- the LOC108854321 gene encoding cysteine-rich receptor-like protein kinase 10 → MSSWASLIFLFLFSFLASFRAYAQDPTYVYHVCPNTTTYTRNSTYSTNLRTLLSSLSSNNASYSTGFQTATSGQGTDSVTGLFLCRLDYSPEVCRRCVAFVVNDTSTRCPNEREVVLYYDECMVRYSNRNILSTLSTNGGVVTWNGQNITSSQKDQFRDLVLSTMNQAASEAADSPRKFDARKANWTASQNLYGLVQCTPDLTRQDCLSCLQQGINQLPTDKIGGRFIVHSCSSRYELYAFYNESAITTPPPAPLPPVSVPPPPPGKGGSSSVLVVAIVVPIIVVALLFIACYCFLAKRAKKTFDTASAFDGDDITTAESLQLDYRSIQTATNDFAESNKIGQGGFGEVYKGTLSDGTEVAVKRLSLSDGTEVAVAEFKNEVILVAKLLHRNLVRLVGFCLEGKERVLVYEYVPNESLDYFIFDPAKKSQLDWSRRYKIIGGIARGILYLHQDSRLTIIHRDLKASNVLLDANMNPKIADFGMARIFGMNQTEENTSRIVGTYGYMSPEYAMHGQYSMKSDVYSFGVLVLEIISGKKNSSFYQTDGAHDLVSYAWRLWSNGTPLDLMDPMILDNFQRNEVVRCVHIGLLCVQEDPVERPPLSTIVLMLTSNTVTLPVPRQPGLFFQSRLGKDPLVTAGTHKKRICK, encoded by the exons ATGTCTTCTTGGGCCTCTTTGatctttctcttccttttctccttTCTCGCTAGCTTCAGAGCTTATGCTCAAGATCCCACTTACGTATACCACGTCTGTCCAAACACGACAACTTACACACGAAACAGCACTTACTCCACCAATCTCAGAACCCTCTTGTCCTCTCTCTCTTCCAACAACGCCTCTTACTCAACCGGATTCCAAACCGCCACCTCGGGACAAGGCACCGACAGTGTCACCGGACTTTTCCTTTGCAGGTTAGACTATTCGCCGGAAGTTTGTCGTAGATGCGTCGCCTTTGTCGTCAACGACACCTCAACTCGGTGTCCGAACGAGAGAGAGGTCGTGCTCTACTACGATGAGTGTATGGTAAGATACTCTAACCGGAACATCCTCTCGACGTTAAGCACCAACGGAGGAGTTGTCACGTGGAACGGCCAAAATATTACATCCAGCCAAAAAGACCAGTTCAGAGATTTGGTCTTGTCAACGATGAACCAAGCCGCCAGTGAAGCTGCGGACAGTCCCAGAAAATTCGATGCTAGAAAAGCTAACTGGACTGCATCACAGAATTTATATGGGCTGGTTCAGTGCACTCCTGATCTGACAAGACAAGACTGTTTGAGTTGCCTGCAACAGGGCATCAATCAGTTACCTACTGATAAAATTGGAGGAAGATTTATTGTACATAGCTGTAGTTCAAGATACGAGCTTTACGCATTTTACAACGAATCCGCCATTACAACACCTCCGCCGGCACCACTACCGCCGGTTTCAgttcctccgccgccgccgg GGAAAGGTGGGAGTTCAAGTGTACTAGTGGTAGCCATTGTGGTTCCTATTATAGTGGTTGCTCTGCTTTTCATAGCTTGTTATTGTTTCCTTGCAAAGAGGGCAAAGAAGACTTTTGACACAGCATCTGCATTTGATG GAGATGATATAACAACCGCAGAATCACTGCAGCTTGATTACAGATCAATCCAAACTGCTACTAATGATTTTGCAGAAAGTAATAAGATAGGCCAAGGTGGATTTGGAGAGGTGTACAAG GGTACATTATCGGATGGAACTGAAGTTGCAGTGAAGAGACTGTCATTATCGGATGGAACTGAAGTTGCAGTTGCAGAGTTTAAAAACGAGGTTATTCTTGTTGCAAAGCTACTACATAGAAATCTGGTTAGACTTGTCGGGTTTTGTCTAGAAGGAAAAGAGAGGGTACTAGTATATGAGTATGTGCCTAATGAAAGCCTTGATTACTTCATCTTTG ACCCTGCAAAGAAAAGTCAGCTGGATTGGTCTCGGCGATACAAGATTATTGGTGGAATTGCTCGAGGGATTCTTTATCTTCATCAAGATTCACGGCTCACGATTATACACCGTGACCTTAAAGCAAGTAACGTTCTTCTGGATGCGAACATGAATCCTAAAATTGCCGATTTTGGAATGGCTAGGATCTTTGGAATGAACCAAACAGAGGAGAATACAAGCAGGATAGTGGGGACCTA TGGTTACATGTCTCCTGAGTATGCAATGCATGGTCAGTACTCAATGAAATCAGATGTCTATAGCTTCGGAGTCTTAGTCCTTGAGATTATAAGCGGCAAGAAGAATAGCAGCTTCTACCAAACAGACGGTGCACATGACTTGGTTTCATAT GCATGGAGGCTCTGGAGTAATGGGACACCGCTAGACCTCATGGATCCAATGATTTTAGATAATTTCCAAAGGAATGAAGTTGTTCGATGTGTCCATATAGGTCTTTTGTGTGTTCAAGAAGATCCTGTAGAGCGTCCACCCTTGTCAACCATTGTTCTGATGCTCACTAGTAATACTGTGACATTACCCGTCCCTAGGCAACCAGGTCTTTTCTTTCAGAGTAGACTTGGAAAAGACCCTCTTGTAACCGCTGGAACtcacaaaaaaagaatttgtaAATAG